From the genome of Deltaproteobacteria bacterium, one region includes:
- a CDS encoding branched-chain amino acid ABC transporter permease translates to MGKLKNLPFNLSQQSPLGLMILVALGAFPLFSRNLLYVEILKVAALYAIFAMSWDILTGYTHEVNFGFAFFVGGAGYMSGALNSFLSFSPALCISLSALAAGLSGVLIGYLTLRLKGPYFSMATLAFAGILYKLAFIFYKFTGGEEGLSGLHSLTPSPITDFYLIWAITVVAYFWLIFYARSKHGIILKAIRADEDVAQSSGINTAYYKVEAFALSGFLAGIGGAVFSHAQMNVGPTMLSGALSVLVVLLAMIGGMGTIVGPLAGAIFLSILNEALRVVEAYRIVIYTGLLIVFIYLAPEGFMNLAFVKRTPWLKRFLLGKEGSHEPS, encoded by the coding sequence ATGGGCAAGTTAAAAAACCTTCCCTTTAATTTATCTCAGCAATCTCCCCTGGGCCTTATGATCCTGGTGGCCCTGGGAGCTTTCCCCCTCTTCAGCAGGAATTTGTTGTACGTGGAAATTTTAAAGGTGGCCGCTCTTTATGCCATCTTTGCCATGAGCTGGGATATTCTGACCGGCTATACCCATGAAGTCAATTTTGGGTTTGCTTTCTTCGTCGGAGGGGCTGGGTATATGAGCGGGGCTCTCAATTCCTTTTTATCCTTTTCCCCTGCTCTGTGCATTTCTCTCTCCGCCCTGGCTGCCGGACTATCCGGAGTGCTTATTGGCTACCTGACCCTGCGCCTTAAGGGCCCCTACTTTTCCATGGCCACGCTGGCCTTTGCCGGTATTCTCTACAAGCTCGCCTTCATTTTTTATAAATTTACTGGGGGAGAGGAAGGCCTATCGGGATTGCATAGTCTGACTCCCAGTCCCATCACCGACTTCTACTTGATCTGGGCCATTACGGTGGTAGCCTACTTCTGGCTCATCTTCTATGCCAGGTCCAAGCACGGCATCATCCTGAAGGCCATCCGGGCTGACGAGGACGTAGCTCAGTCCTCGGGGATTAACACCGCCTATTACAAGGTGGAGGCCTTTGCGCTAAGCGGCTTTCTGGCGGGTATCGGCGGCGCGGTCTTTTCCCATGCCCAAATGAATGTTGGTCCCACCATGCTCTCGGGTGCCCTTTCTGTTCTGGTGGTTCTTCTGGCTATGATCGGAGGAATGGGCACCATCGTGGGTCCCTTGGCGGGGGCCATTTTCCTTTCCATCCTCAACGAGGCCCTGCGGGTGGTGGAGGCTTACCGAATTGTCATTTATACCGGACTTTTGATCGTCTTTATCTACCTGGCTCCGGAGGGGTTCATGAATCTGGCTTTCGTCAAGAGAACCCCCTGGTTAAAACGTTTCCTTCTGGGAAAAGAGGGGTCTCATGAGCCTTCTTGA
- a CDS encoding ABC transporter ATP-binding protein has translation MSLLEVHHLSKAFGGLQALRDIHFTVNPGEMLGIIGPNGAGKTTLFNILSGFYVPDSGAVLLDGQDIRGKKPYQIVNLGLTRTWQLVKPSLGMTVMEAVIVPSFSSRAREQSSTNPGQRNDIRSILARIGLGDKLGEEVDNLTQSELRLLDICRAMMTHPRILLLDEPFSGLSHKESVNVSQMILELNARELTVVIIEHRLKELMKLIKKVMVIHFGEKIAEGSPTEVVQNPQVIQAYLGERRPGVGMA, from the coding sequence ATGAGCCTTCTTGAGGTTCATCATTTGTCCAAGGCCTTCGGAGGCCTACAGGCTCTCCGGGATATCCATTTCACCGTGAACCCAGGTGAGATGCTGGGCATTATCGGGCCGAACGGCGCTGGCAAGACCACTCTTTTCAACATCCTTTCCGGATTCTATGTTCCCGACTCGGGGGCGGTCTTGCTGGACGGCCAAGATATTCGGGGAAAGAAGCCCTACCAGATCGTGAATTTGGGCCTGACCCGAACCTGGCAGCTGGTAAAGCCTTCCCTGGGAATGACAGTGATGGAAGCGGTAATTGTGCCTTCCTTCAGCTCCCGCGCCCGTGAACAATCTTCAACCAACCCCGGGCAAAGAAACGATATTCGGAGTATTTTGGCTCGGATCGGCTTAGGGGATAAGTTGGGGGAAGAAGTAGACAACTTAACCCAGAGCGAACTGCGGCTTCTGGATATCTGCCGGGCTATGATGACCCACCCCAGGATTCTGCTCCTGGACGAACCCTTTTCGGGATTGAGCCATAAGGAAAGCGTAAACGTCTCGCAGATGATCCTGGAATTGAACGCCCGGGAGCTTACGGTCGTGATTATCGAGCATCGTTTAAAGGAATTGATGAAACTTATTAAAAAAGTAATGGTTATTCATTTTGGCGAAAAAATCGCCGAAGGGAGTCCCACGGAGGTAGTTCAAAATCCCCAAGTCATTCAAGCCTACCTGGGTGAAAGGAGGCCCGGCGTTGGCATGGCTTGA
- a CDS encoding branched-chain amino acid ABC transporter permease has protein sequence MWQNQKAFRKTIYLLGPKKKMDVLIIGTIRGSLYSLIAVGFVLIFSVGGILNLAHGTYYMLGAYLTFVFYHLVLHSGAGGTLVLSMVLAVASVAALACLVYYLLLRKKIESLIYTMVMTLALALFVSEIMSLLFGVSGSSVPSLIEGHLVISGVKIINHQLILLPIAALILPGLWIFLKKTKMGQSIDAVSQHRTGALLMGVSVEKATLVTSGLSSGLAALAGALIAPVSAVVPEMWLFPLIKAFAIAILGGMGSLTGSIIASFLLGYAEVLTSFLISEQLTEMISLVVIVFVLIFKPAGIMGYKSS, from the coding sequence ATGTGGCAAAACCAAAAAGCTTTCCGCAAAACCATTTACCTGCTGGGGCCCAAAAAGAAAATGGATGTCTTGATTATCGGAACCATCCGGGGTTCCCTCTATTCCCTCATTGCCGTAGGATTTGTGCTGATCTTCAGCGTGGGAGGTATTCTCAACCTGGCCCATGGCACCTACTATATGCTGGGAGCCTATCTCACTTTTGTTTTTTACCATCTGGTTCTTCATTCCGGAGCGGGAGGAACACTGGTTTTATCTATGGTTCTGGCAGTGGCTTCTGTTGCCGCCCTCGCCTGTTTGGTTTACTACCTTCTGCTCAGGAAAAAAATCGAATCCCTTATTTACACGATGGTTATGACCCTGGCTCTGGCATTGTTCGTTAGCGAAATCATGTCCCTCCTTTTCGGGGTCTCCGGAAGCTCTGTGCCCAGCCTCATTGAAGGTCATCTCGTGATCTCTGGAGTTAAAATCATCAACCACCAGCTGATATTACTACCCATCGCAGCCCTCATCCTGCCCGGGCTGTGGATTTTCCTGAAGAAAACCAAGATGGGCCAGAGCATCGACGCCGTATCCCAGCACCGAACCGGAGCCCTCCTTATGGGGGTCAGCGTGGAAAAGGCCACTCTGGTGACCTCGGGCTTATCGTCAGGGTTGGCGGCCCTGGCGGGGGCCTTGATTGCACCGGTTTCCGCCGTAGTCCCGGAAATGTGGTTGTTCCCCTTGATCAAAGCTTTTGCCATCGCCATCCTGGGCGGTATGGGTTCCCTGACCGGTAGCATCATCGCTTCCTTCTTGCTGGGGTACGCCGAGGTCTTAACTTCTTTCCTGATCAGTGAGCAACTCACGGAGATGATCTCCCTGGTGGTTATCGTCTTCGTTTTGATTTTCAAACCTGCGGGCATCATGGGCTATAAGTCCAGCTAA